In Xyrauchen texanus isolate HMW12.3.18 chromosome 27, RBS_HiC_50CHRs, whole genome shotgun sequence, one genomic interval encodes:
- the LOC127621220 gene encoding protein FAM107B-like, whose product MLQYIENADKCDVAEGPWNLNNPVKASRSHQELHKELLLTHKQGLVLCCKPELQMVLERRKREQTHREEGEQSRSPLEQVLLKHQQKNLEIMKEKEEEQKLQEEVQLLEFVRVRQNLRKVHSALQKHTHP is encoded by the exons AAAATGCAGATAAATGTGATGTTGCCGAGGGGCCCTGGAACCTGAACAACCCAGTGAAAGCATCAAGGAGCCACCAGGAACTCCACAAAGAACTGTTACTGACCCACAAACA AGGGCTGGTGTTGTGTTGTAAGCCAGAGCTTCAGATGGTTTtggagaggaggaagagagaaCAGACCCATAGGGAGGAGGGAGAGCAGAGCAGGAGCCCTTTGGAACAAGTCCTCCTCAAACACCAGCAGAAAAATCTGGAGATTATG aaagagaaggaagaggaacAGAAGTTACAGGAGGAGGTTCAGCTCTTGGAGTTTGTGAGAGTGAGACAGAACCTGAGGAAAGTCCATTCAGCTCTGCAAAAGCACACTCACCCCTGA